A genomic segment from Chitinophagaceae bacterium encodes:
- the frr gene encoding ribosome recycling factor, giving the protein MADGVNGILENTQSLMSKAIQHLEAELVKIRAGKANPTMLDGINADYYGNPTPINQVANVTVLDSRTIAVQPWEKNMLAVIEKAIIAANIGINPQNDGTFIRLFLPPLTEERRKELVKRCNTEGEQAKVSIRNIRRDAIEQIKKLLKDAVVSEDASKDAENEVQSGTDKFISLVEKHLAAKEKEIMAV; this is encoded by the coding sequence ATGGCAGATGGCGTAAATGGTATTTTGGAAAATACACAATCTTTAATGAGTAAGGCTATTCAGCACCTTGAAGCAGAGCTGGTAAAAATAAGGGCAGGAAAAGCAAACCCAACAATGCTTGACGGCATTAATGCAGACTATTATGGTAATCCCACACCTATTAACCAGGTAGCCAATGTAACCGTACTGGATTCCCGTACTATTGCTGTTCAACCCTGGGAAAAAAATATGCTTGCAGTAATCGAAAAAGCCATAATTGCCGCAAACATTGGTATCAATCCGCAAAACGACGGCACATTCATCCGCCTTTTTTTACCACCGCTTACAGAAGAAAGGCGCAAAGAACTGGTAAAAAGATGCAATACCGAAGGCGAGCAGGCAAAAGTATCTATACGCAATATTCGCAGAGATGCTATTGAGCAAATAAAAAAATTACTCAAAGATGCAGTTGTTAGTGAAGATGCAAGCAAAGATGCAGAAAATGAAGTGCAATCCGGAACCGATAAGTTTATAAGCCTTGTTGAAAAACATCTTGCTGCAAAAGAAAAAGAGATTATGGCTGTTTAA
- a CDS encoding undecaprenyl/decaprenyl-phosphate alpha-N-acetylglucosaminyl 1-phosphate transferase, whose translation MDNILLSAALAFLITFFAIPVIIQIAKSKKLFDEPDERKVHKTVIPTLGGLGIFAGFIVAVLLGVPSTNNPEFQYFVAAAIVIFFLGIKDDIMILSASKKFIGQLIAAAIIIHFGGIQITNMHGFMGIYGLPPVAGIVLSFFTIIVITNSFNLIDGVDGLAGTLGLITTIALGAYFLVVGQTAYAVLAFSLTGSIIGFLIYNFSPAKIFMGDTGSLLLGLINSILVIKFINLAATPGSHLPIQASPAVGFAIMIIPLFDTLRVFGLRILDRRSPFSPDRNHIHHYLLDLGFSHKKITFTCALVTIIFIAFAFYFRNADTTLMIGTILAVSTGLTALIYYSRRKIISRKTYMPVAGEKEIIKSHKILTLISDTVEVD comes from the coding sequence ATGGATAATATCTTACTAAGTGCGGCCCTAGCGTTTTTGATAACTTTCTTTGCCATTCCTGTAATCATACAGATTGCTAAATCAAAGAAACTTTTCGATGAACCCGATGAGCGCAAAGTACACAAAACGGTAATTCCCACCCTGGGAGGATTAGGAATTTTTGCAGGCTTTATTGTAGCCGTCCTTCTTGGCGTTCCCTCTACCAACAACCCTGAATTTCAATATTTTGTAGCGGCTGCCATTGTTATTTTCTTTTTAGGTATAAAGGACGATATCATGATTTTATCGGCCAGTAAAAAATTTATTGGGCAATTAATTGCTGCAGCCATTATTATTCATTTTGGCGGTATTCAAATTACCAATATGCACGGCTTTATGGGTATATACGGCCTGCCGCCGGTAGCCGGTATTGTTCTTTCGTTTTTTACCATTATTGTTATTACCAATTCTTTTAACCTTATTGATGGCGTAGATGGCCTTGCCGGAACCCTGGGCCTCATTACTACAATTGCTTTAGGCGCTTATTTTTTAGTAGTAGGGCAAACGGCCTATGCTGTGCTGGCTTTTTCACTCACCGGCAGTATTATAGGATTTTTAATTTATAATTTTTCGCCGGCTAAAATTTTTATGGGTGATACCGGCTCCCTGCTTTTGGGTTTAATTAACTCAATACTGGTAATTAAATTTATTAATTTGGCCGCTACACCCGGCTCCCACTTACCTATACAGGCATCACCGGCTGTGGGCTTTGCCATAATGATTATTCCTTTATTTGATACTTTAAGGGTTTTTGGGTTGCGTATATTAGACAGGCGCTCACCCTTTAGCCCCGACAGGAACCACATACACCATTACCTGCTCGACCTGGGCTTTTCTCATAAAAAAATTACATTCACCTGTGCCCTGGTTACCATTATTTTTATTGCCTTTGCATTTTATTTTAGAAATGCAGATACTACTTTAATGATAGGAACCATACTTGCCGTTTCTACAGGGCTTACCGCTTTAATTTATTACAGCCGGCGCAAGATCATCAGCAGGAAAACCTATATGCCGGTGGCAGGAGAAAAAGAAATTATCAAAAGTCACAAAATACTTACCCTCATATCGGACACGGTAGAAGTGGATTAA
- a CDS encoding transketolase: MDKVQQLKDTATQVRRDIVRMVHDVQSGHPGGSLGCADFLVALYFNEMKLNTQFAMDGIGEDLFFLSNGHISPLFYSVLSRRGYFPVQELKTFRRINSRLQGHPTTHEQLPGVRMSSGSLGQGMSVAIGAALAKKINNDPSIVFSLHGDGELDEGQNWEAIMFAAHKKVDNLIATIDVNGQQIDGTTEQVMALQSLSAKFKAFNWTVLEMEGNQMESVLEGIKNAKTQLGKNKPVVILMRTIMGKGVDFMEGSHLWHGIAPSDDQLKTALAQLPETLGDY, from the coding sequence ATGGATAAAGTACAGCAACTTAAAGATACGGCAACTCAGGTAAGAAGGGATATTGTAAGAATGGTTCATGATGTTCAAAGCGGCCACCCTGGCGGTTCTTTGGGTTGTGCCGACTTTCTGGTTGCCCTTTATTTTAATGAAATGAAACTAAATACCCAATTTGCAATGGATGGCATTGGGGAGGATTTATTTTTTTTAAGTAACGGGCATATTTCCCCCCTTTTTTACAGTGTATTGTCCCGCAGGGGCTACTTTCCGGTTCAGGAGCTCAAAACCTTCAGGCGCATTAACAGCCGTCTCCAAGGCCATCCTACCACACATGAACAGCTGCCCGGCGTGAGAATGTCAAGCGGATCTTTGGGCCAGGGAATGAGTGTTGCCATAGGGGCTGCTTTGGCCAAAAAAATTAATAATGATCCTTCAATTGTTTTTTCCCTGCATGGAGATGGAGAATTGGACGAAGGCCAAAACTGGGAAGCCATAATGTTTGCTGCTCATAAAAAGGTAGACAACCTTATAGCCACTATTGATGTAAACGGTCAGCAAATTGACGGAACTACCGAGCAGGTAATGGCACTGCAAAGCCTTAGCGCTAAATTTAAAGCATTTAACTGGACTGTTTTAGAAATGGAGGGTAACCAAATGGAATCAGTTTTAGAAGGCATAAAAAATGCAAAAACACAACTTGGGAAAAATAAACCCGTAGTAATTTTAATGCGTACCATTATGGGTAAAGGGGTAGATTTTATGGAAGGCTCCCATTTATGGCACGGCATAGCACCCAGCGATGATCAATTAAAAACTGCTCTTGCCCAATTGCCGGAAACACTTGGTGATTATTAA
- a CDS encoding septum formation initiator family protein: protein MKKFISILKIFKNKYLIALVFFVVWMFFFDPKDWQQSYSRIQKLNNLQESEQKLTQQITETQNELNLLQTSAETIEKYAREKYLMKKDNEDLFIVKSR, encoded by the coding sequence ATGAAAAAATTTATTAGTATTTTAAAGATTTTCAAAAATAAGTATCTTATTGCCCTGGTTTTTTTTGTAGTTTGGATGTTCTTTTTTGATCCTAAAGACTGGCAGCAATCATATTCCAGAATACAGAAACTCAATAACTTACAGGAAAGTGAACAAAAACTTACCCAGCAGATAACCGAAACCCAAAACGAACTTAACCTCCTGCAAACAAGCGCCGAAACCATTGAAAAATATGCCAGGGAAAAGTATTTGATGAAAAAAGACAATGAAGACCTTTTTATCGTAAAATCCCGGTAG
- the nth gene encoding endonuclease III, whose translation MTKKQRYQFVTNYFLTHMPNAETELIYNNPFQLLVSVILSAQCTDKRVNLVTAALFDQFPDIQSMSLAAAEDIFPLIKSISYPNNKAKHLVGMAKMLITEFAGKIPMQVDELIKLPGVGRKTANVITSVIDEQPNMAVDTHVFRVSNRIGLSIGAKTPYAVEKQLIAGFQKEYIFKAHHWLILHGRYICTARSPKCSECGLQAACIFFQKQLK comes from the coding sequence ATGACTAAAAAACAACGCTATCAATTTGTAACAAACTATTTTTTAACCCACATGCCCAATGCGGAAACGGAGTTAATTTATAACAATCCATTTCAACTACTAGTATCGGTAATATTAAGCGCCCAGTGTACCGATAAGCGTGTGAACCTGGTAACAGCAGCCCTTTTTGACCAATTTCCGGATATTCAATCAATGTCTCTTGCAGCTGCCGAAGATATATTTCCATTAATTAAAAGTATTTCCTATCCCAATAATAAAGCAAAGCACCTTGTGGGTATGGCAAAAATGCTGATAACTGAATTTGCTGGCAAAATTCCTATGCAGGTAGATGAGTTGATTAAACTTCCCGGAGTTGGGCGAAAAACGGCCAATGTTATTACTTCGGTGATTGATGAGCAACCCAATATGGCCGTTGATACCCATGTATTTAGGGTAAGCAACCGCATTGGATTAAGCATCGGTGCAAAAACCCCTTATGCCGTTGAAAAACAGCTTATTGCCGGGTTTCAAAAGGAGTATATTTTCAAAGCCCATCATTGGCTCATATTGCATGGACGTTATATATGTACGGCCCGTAGCCCAAAATGCAGCGAATGCGGCCTACAAGCTGCCTGTATTTTTTTTCAGAAACAGTTGAAATGA